From Pseudarthrobacter equi, a single genomic window includes:
- a CDS encoding DUF4259 domain-containing protein, whose protein sequence is MGAWGFLPFENDDALDWMDELDGGDTDFVRRAVTAVGDGYVEAPEGSVAVAAAEVIAASQGTPAGNLPENVADWVTAHGRGITAEDVELALEAVQRVAGEESELAELWDDADEPEWRESVDDLSERLRAALR, encoded by the coding sequence ATGGGTGCATGGGGCTTCTTGCCGTTTGAGAACGACGACGCGCTGGACTGGATGGACGAGCTCGATGGCGGGGACACGGATTTCGTTCGCAGGGCAGTCACGGCGGTAGGGGATGGCTATGTGGAAGCCCCGGAAGGCAGTGTCGCTGTGGCGGCCGCCGAGGTCATCGCCGCCAGCCAGGGGACACCGGCGGGAAACCTTCCGGAGAACGTCGCCGACTGGGTGACCGCGCACGGGCGGGGGATCACCGCCGAGGATGTGGAGCTCGCCCTGGAAGCCGTCCAACGGGTCGCGGGGGAGGAGTCCGAACTGGCTGAACTCTGGGACGACGCCGACGAACCCGAATGGCGCGAGTCCGTCGACGACCTGTCCGAGCGACTGCGCGCTGCCCTGCGGTAG
- a CDS encoding SMI1/KNR4 family protein has protein sequence MPADLDNSLPELLGHLSILSRPVTGVLQAGLPERVLFEKSVIAGLVLPDDVIRLYAWRDGTLDYPGAMLDDIHIIPGFYFPNLDETLANHAVFRDDTRWDPAWLPLLANGGGDFIAVDCSGTPGSWGQVRHFMLGEPEHPVLYLSVSSMFETFVEAFNRGIFFLHPSGYLDADDDAYAQLARMMNPEARGWDAY, from the coding sequence ATGCCTGCTGATCTCGACAACTCTCTGCCGGAGCTTCTCGGGCATCTCTCCATCCTCAGCCGGCCTGTCACCGGAGTGCTGCAGGCCGGTCTGCCTGAACGGGTCCTGTTTGAAAAATCCGTCATCGCCGGACTTGTCTTGCCCGACGATGTCATCAGACTCTACGCGTGGCGCGATGGAACCCTGGACTATCCCGGCGCCATGCTCGACGACATCCACATCATCCCGGGCTTCTACTTCCCCAACCTCGACGAGACGCTCGCTAACCATGCAGTTTTCCGTGACGACACCCGGTGGGACCCGGCGTGGCTGCCGCTGCTGGCGAATGGGGGTGGCGACTTCATCGCAGTGGACTGCTCTGGCACCCCAGGCAGCTGGGGGCAGGTACGCCACTTTATGCTGGGCGAACCAGAACATCCCGTGCTTTACCTGTCCGTTTCGTCGATGTTCGAGACCTTCGTTGAGGCCTTCAACAGGGGAATCTTCTTCCTGCACCCCTCCGGCTACCTGGACGCGGATGACGACGCCTATGCACAACTGGCACGGATGATGAACCCGGAAGCGCGGGGCTGGGATGCCTACTAA
- a CDS encoding DNA/RNA non-specific endonuclease, which produces MDELMTHEAQVGTARDLAGRAGYDAGFLGVPVPIPALPGVETVLLPYTHFSVLMRPDKRLAAVTALAMDGQKLMDLDRSGIQWRLDPRLPGDQQTGERVYARNDLDRGHLVRRASAVWGDTLAEAAQANEDTFYYTNAAPQAAKFNQGMELWLGLESYLQENAADNSRRIVVFTGPVFSEHDPAYRGVDIPLRFFKVAAFLHHGELAATGYVVDQTPQLDDLPDIPRPGVTDDAPPLGPFRTFQVPIRDVAALTGLGLDQLVAVDRMPIAAALPSARVTETWRELHSLEDLDLDFDLAE; this is translated from the coding sequence ATGGACGAACTCATGACGCACGAGGCACAGGTCGGCACCGCCCGGGACCTGGCTGGCCGTGCCGGGTACGACGCTGGTTTCCTCGGCGTTCCGGTCCCAATCCCTGCGCTGCCAGGCGTGGAGACCGTCCTGCTCCCGTACACGCATTTCTCGGTGCTGATGCGCCCGGACAAGCGACTGGCCGCGGTGACTGCTCTGGCTATGGACGGGCAAAAGCTGATGGATCTGGACCGGTCCGGCATCCAGTGGAGGCTGGACCCGCGCCTGCCCGGGGACCAGCAGACCGGCGAACGGGTGTACGCCCGGAACGACCTGGACCGCGGCCACCTGGTCCGCCGCGCCTCCGCGGTGTGGGGCGACACCCTGGCTGAGGCCGCCCAGGCGAACGAGGACACCTTCTACTACACGAACGCCGCCCCGCAGGCGGCCAAGTTCAACCAGGGCATGGAACTCTGGCTGGGGCTGGAGTCCTACCTGCAGGAGAACGCAGCGGACAACAGCAGGCGGATCGTCGTGTTCACCGGGCCGGTATTCAGCGAACACGATCCGGCCTACCGGGGAGTGGACATCCCGCTGCGCTTCTTCAAAGTCGCCGCGTTCCTCCACCACGGCGAACTGGCGGCCACCGGCTACGTCGTGGACCAGACACCCCAGCTCGATGACCTGCCGGACATCCCCCGCCCAGGAGTCACCGATGACGCTCCCCCGCTGGGCCCGTTCCGTACCTTCCAAGTACCCATCCGTGACGTCGCAGCCCTCACCGGGCTCGGCCTGGACCAGCTGGTGGCCGTTGACAGGATGCCGATCGCGGCGGCCCTGCCAAGCGCCCGGGTGACCGAAACGTGGCGGGAACTCCACTCCCTCGAAGACCTGGACCTGGACTTCGACCTCGCCGAGTAA
- a CDS encoding helicase associated domain-containing protein translates to MQTYRQGTPTSTIAAAARVAETTVRYHLAIAAREDPRLRAAHRAAARPATRVTAAGRRNLDDVLALYRTEGRLPTKRTPRERALAIWLARRREGDAAGIPSPDYAAALDEIPNWRNPPTKQADDAARWDRRLDEVAAWLATGNDLPRHQKTDDQEERTLGVWLHTQRIDDRAGRLAETKETRLNEAIPGWRVGRPRGGYKGRRPTTLSSPDGPRRN, encoded by the coding sequence GTGCAGACGTACCGCCAGGGCACCCCGACCTCAACGATCGCCGCGGCCGCCCGGGTTGCCGAGACCACGGTCCGGTATCACCTGGCTATCGCCGCCAGAGAGGATCCCCGGCTTCGAGCCGCCCACCGGGCTGCTGCGCGGCCTGCGACCCGGGTCACCGCCGCCGGCCGGCGGAACCTGGACGATGTTCTGGCCCTGTACCGGACCGAGGGACGCCTGCCCACCAAACGCACGCCAAGGGAGCGAGCGTTGGCGATCTGGCTGGCCCGCCGCCGGGAGGGCGACGCGGCGGGCATCCCCTCCCCCGACTATGCTGCGGCGCTGGACGAGATTCCGAACTGGCGGAACCCGCCCACGAAGCAGGCCGACGACGCCGCCCGCTGGGACCGGCGCCTGGACGAGGTCGCCGCCTGGCTGGCCACCGGCAACGATCTGCCCCGGCACCAGAAGACCGACGACCAGGAAGAACGGACCCTGGGCGTCTGGCTGCACACCCAGCGCATCGACGACCGGGCCGGCCGCCTTGCCGAGACCAAGGAAACCCGGCTCAACGAGGCCATTCCTGGGTGGCGGGTGGGTCGGCCCCGTGGTGGCTACAAAGGTCGGCGGCCGACCACGCTGTCATCCCCGGATGGCCCACGTCGCAACTAG
- a CDS encoding DUF4365 domain-containing protein produces MSTQQLQGYHSGVQGHFAEQYVRALASAAGFGVGKQDPEPVGVDLSIKYTRRHDIPWPSQTIEVSVKSTKNPIYGPDGSFQYDIKAEAHDVLCGTYPTDFDIRRYLIVVVVPPSRRDFASMESDGLRLSREAYILDLMGRPPIGPSATQSRLSFPPDSLLTPLKLSEYLFDHSGKAQQWASM; encoded by the coding sequence ATGTCAACTCAACAATTGCAGGGGTACCACAGCGGCGTTCAGGGCCACTTTGCCGAACAGTATGTGCGGGCACTAGCCAGTGCAGCGGGGTTCGGAGTCGGCAAGCAGGACCCCGAGCCGGTTGGTGTGGACCTTTCCATCAAGTACACGAGACGCCACGACATCCCTTGGCCGTCGCAGACAATAGAAGTCTCCGTAAAGTCCACGAAGAACCCAATTTACGGGCCCGATGGCAGCTTTCAGTACGACATCAAAGCTGAGGCCCACGATGTGCTGTGCGGAACTTACCCAACTGACTTCGATATTCGGAGATACCTGATTGTGGTTGTAGTCCCACCCTCAAGGCGAGACTTCGCGTCAATGGAGAGTGACGGCCTTAGGCTCAGTCGGGAGGCCTATATTTTGGACCTGATGGGGCGTCCCCCGATTGGACCCTCCGCAACGCAGAGCAGATTGTCGTTCCCACCGGATAGCCTGCTCACCCCGTTGAAATTGTCGGAGTACTTGTTCGATCATTCAGGAAAGGCGCAGCAATGGGCCAGCATGTAG
- a CDS encoding tyrosine-type recombinase/integrase — translation MHRTLSIRRKGGKDGKVAVQRLARLAGIKGRISPHSLRHTFVTLALDAGTALHDLQDSMGHADPRTTRRYDRSRHSLV, via the coding sequence ATGCATCGGACGCTGAGCATCCGGCGCAAGGGTGGCAAGGATGGAAAGGTGGCCGTGCAACGGCTGGCACGTCTTGCCGGTATTAAGGGGCGAATCAGTCCCCACTCACTGCGGCACACGTTCGTCACGCTGGCGCTCGACGCCGGGACGGCCTTACATGACCTCCAGGACAGCATGGGCCATGCCGATCCCCGCACCACACGTAGGTACGACAGGTCTAGGCACTCGTTGGTTTAG
- a CDS encoding immunity protein Imm33 domain-containing protein, with amino-acid sequence MGDELMEVLGASRSVISGELDWPLHGLRHPPEANTSGWYVWTGELSPDADFFQPWHAAHLVERCPQVEGFLQMPPGSRFLLAPGYVDVWDDPALLDVAE; translated from the coding sequence ATGGGGGATGAACTGATGGAGGTACTGGGCGCTTCCCGCTCTGTCATAAGCGGCGAACTGGACTGGCCGCTGCATGGGCTCCGGCACCCGCCCGAGGCGAACACCTCCGGCTGGTATGTGTGGACCGGCGAATTGTCGCCCGACGCGGACTTCTTCCAGCCCTGGCATGCAGCCCACCTGGTCGAGCGCTGCCCCCAAGTTGAAGGCTTCCTGCAGATGCCGCCCGGTTCACGGTTTCTGCTCGCGCCCGGGTACGTGGACGTCTGGGACGACCCGGCATTGCTGGACGTAGCAGAATGA
- a CDS encoding DUF6984 family protein produces MTLRPLLPGEIVVAQALLERTGQPQWSALDLSALLVSDMEDGGMGSLQFHSSKPYREYGRTLAEGWFKDVDNFPVQVALNLDTDDDVYELDSWKVDFSPRRRLPKTKADIVSDPAELA; encoded by the coding sequence ATGACCCTCAGACCGCTTCTCCCAGGCGAAATTGTCGTCGCTCAAGCACTGCTTGAGCGCACGGGCCAGCCGCAGTGGAGTGCTTTAGATCTCTCCGCTTTGCTCGTAAGTGACATGGAGGACGGCGGCATGGGCAGCCTGCAGTTTCATAGCAGCAAACCGTACCGGGAGTACGGACGGACGCTCGCGGAGGGTTGGTTCAAAGACGTCGACAACTTCCCGGTCCAGGTTGCCCTGAATCTGGACACGGATGACGACGTCTACGAACTCGACAGCTGGAAGGTGGACTTTTCCCCTCGACGGAGGCTGCCCAAAACGAAGGCCGACATAGTGTCGGACCCTGCAGAGCTGGCTTAG